In a genomic window of Piliocolobus tephrosceles isolate RC106 chromosome 1, ASM277652v3, whole genome shotgun sequence:
- the GCSAML gene encoding germinal center-associated signaling and motility-like protein, whose amino-acid sequence MGNYLLRKLSCLGENQKKPRKGNPDEERKRQEMTTFERKLQDQDKSKEVSSISNQGNENGSGSEEVCYTVINHIPHRRSSLSSNDDGYENIDSLTRKVREFRERSETEYALLRTSGSRPYSCTHEHDYEVVLPH is encoded by the exons TTGCCTGGGAGAGAATCAAAAGAAGCCCAGGAAAGGAAACCCAGATGAGGAAAGAAAACG GCAGGAAATGACTACATTTGAAAGAAAACTTCAAGATCAAGATAAAA GCAAAGAAGTTTCATCCATTTCTAATCAg GGAAACGAGAATGGCAGTGGTTCTGAAGAAGTGTGCTACACTGTCATTAACCACATCCCCCATCGGAGATCTTCCCTGAGCTCCAATGATGATGGCTATGAGAACATTGACTCCCTCACAAGGAAAGTGAGAGAATTTAGAGAAAGGTCAGAGACAGAATATGCCCTTCTTAGGACTTCTGGTAGTAGGCCTTATTCCTGTACCCATGAGCATGATTACGAAGTTGTGCTTCCACACTGA